The following coding sequences are from one Leptospira mayottensis 200901116 window:
- a CDS encoding nucleoside triphosphate pyrophosphatase, whose protein sequence is MMVLRSRSPRRKYILESLDLDFRIEPEDIDESSLKNEHPLEYLKRICLSKLGTRSKDEFLISCDTIVVQENFIFQKPENFSEAEKMLEKLSGKTHKVASGLGIYYKGLERFAFEFSQVHFRSWNHKQIREYIEKYSPFDKAGSYGIQDKEGPVQSFDGSYTNILGFPIRTFLQYHKLWKKYLKGNQA, encoded by the coding sequence ATGATGGTTCTCAGATCTAGATCTCCTCGCAGAAAATACATTTTGGAATCCTTAGATCTTGATTTCAGAATCGAACCGGAAGACATAGATGAAAGCTCTTTAAAAAACGAACATCCTTTGGAATATTTGAAAAGGATATGTTTATCCAAATTAGGCACAAGATCCAAAGACGAATTTTTGATCTCCTGTGACACAATTGTCGTTCAAGAGAATTTTATTTTTCAAAAACCTGAAAACTTTTCTGAAGCAGAGAAAATGCTCGAAAAGTTGTCCGGAAAAACTCATAAAGTCGCTTCGGGACTAGGAATCTATTATAAAGGACTCGAACGATTTGCATTCGAGTTTTCTCAAGTCCATTTTCGTTCTTGGAATCATAAACAAATTCGAGAATACATTGAAAAATATTCTCCCTTTGATAAGGCTGGAAGTTACGGGATTCAGGATAAGGAAGGCCCTGTACAATCTTTTGACGGATCGTACACGAATATACTTGGATTTCCGATACGAACGTTTCTGCAATACCACAAACTTTGGAAAAAATATTTAAAAGGAAATCAGGCGTAA
- a CDS encoding SDR family NAD(P)-dependent oxidoreductase, with protein MNDLFNVKGKTVLVTGSTRGIGRHLAEGFKNAGAIVYGTGSSKESIRKFDGSGIKGYAADIRQQDVMMPIIESIVEEHGKLDVLVNNAGIASNKPAAFLKEDEIQSIVQTNFTGVFRACAAYYRIHKKKGGNIINVASILGMRGTKFASVYSGTKGAVINLTRALAVEWVGSGYRVNSICPGFIDTDMTEMIKEKPDVLEQMMNSIPMGRLGSPDDLVGAVIFFASDASAYVTGQTIVVDGGITAGL; from the coding sequence TTGAACGATTTATTTAACGTAAAAGGTAAAACGGTTTTAGTGACTGGGTCCACCCGTGGGATTGGAAGACATCTTGCAGAAGGTTTTAAAAACGCTGGGGCGATCGTTTATGGAACGGGTTCTTCGAAAGAATCGATCCGGAAATTCGACGGCTCCGGCATTAAGGGTTATGCCGCGGATATTCGTCAACAGGATGTAATGATGCCGATCATTGAATCCATCGTTGAAGAACACGGAAAACTCGATGTACTTGTAAATAACGCCGGAATTGCTTCGAATAAACCCGCCGCTTTTTTAAAAGAAGATGAGATCCAATCTATCGTTCAAACGAATTTTACGGGCGTATTCAGAGCTTGTGCGGCTTATTATAGGATTCATAAAAAGAAAGGTGGAAATATCATCAATGTTGCTTCTATTCTTGGAATGAGAGGAACGAAATTTGCCTCTGTCTACTCTGGGACTAAGGGGGCGGTTATTAATTTGACTCGCGCTCTTGCTGTCGAATGGGTCGGTTCCGGTTATCGTGTGAACTCAATTTGCCCCGGTTTTATCGATACAGATATGACGGAAATGATCAAAGAAAAACCGGACGTTTTGGAGCAAATGATGAATTCAATTCCAATGGGAAGACTTGGAAGTCCGGATGACTTAGTAGGGGCCGTGATTTTTTTTGCAAGCGATGCATCCGCTTATGTTACTGGGCAGACAATTGTGGTCGACGGAGGAATTACTGCAGGGCTTTAA
- the gyrA gene encoding DNA gyrase subunit A, with protein sequence MSQENETKVLNYNIAGRPDIADALKNGIRVIPVEIEDQMKEAYLGYAMSVIVGRALPDVRDGLKPVHRRILHAMNERAWRSDRPYVKCAKIVGEVIGNYHPHGDASVYEALVRMVQDFSLRVPLIDGQGNFGSIDGDNPAAYRYTEARLEKVAEELLRDIEKETVSFSPNYDDTKQQPDVLPANFPNLLVNGSSGIAVGMATNIPPHNLKETIDAVITVIRNPEITIPEILKIIPGPDFPTSGIIIGGEGLISAYTTGKGSIRIRSKVEIEEKKNGREVIVVTEIPYQVNKKVLLEKIGDIVNEKQIEGISEILDLSNRKGIRIEIHIKKDANAQVILNQLYKMTQLQVSYGITMLAILDNKPKIFNIKEILTAYSAHRRDVIIKRTQFDLDKAEKRAHILEGLKIALENIEDVIKVIRASKNPTEAKQQLMVRFSLSEVQSDAILEMRLQRLTSLEVQKIIDELEEVRKLIVDLKDILAKPSRINDIVCTELQEVGDKYGTKRKTEISIESIESSSFNAEDLIADEEVVIQITYDQFIKRLPIDTFKRQKRGGKGIQGLSQKRDDVIKIMKAAMTHDSIMFFSNIGKVYVMKAYELPIASKEARGKSLKAIINLREDEYISSIFTFRGEDMDKDLLLVTRRGFIKRIQLKEFGNVKKSGIIAIGLREGDELIKVEAIEDKDEVMIFSKKGLALRIEGNIIRAQGRTASGVTGMRLAEDDTIVGLSKYKEGEDIFVVSEEGYGKRLGFEEFVAKGRGGKGMAYLKVTEKNGFSVGTGSVGSEDEVILITQQGMTIRINAFDISKLGRTAVGVRIVDLKDNDKVQDFTVLGES encoded by the coding sequence ATGAGTCAAGAAAATGAAACAAAAGTTCTAAACTATAATATAGCCGGAAGACCTGATATTGCGGATGCTCTTAAGAATGGTATTAGAGTGATCCCTGTGGAAATTGAAGATCAAATGAAAGAAGCGTATCTCGGTTACGCGATGTCCGTTATTGTCGGTCGGGCGCTTCCGGATGTAAGGGATGGATTAAAACCGGTTCATAGAAGAATTCTCCACGCAATGAACGAACGGGCGTGGAGAAGTGATCGTCCTTATGTGAAATGCGCTAAGATCGTGGGGGAAGTGATCGGTAATTATCACCCGCATGGAGACGCATCGGTTTATGAAGCTCTTGTAAGAATGGTTCAGGATTTTTCCTTGCGTGTTCCATTGATCGACGGACAAGGAAACTTCGGCTCTATAGATGGCGATAACCCTGCAGCCTATCGGTACACCGAAGCAAGACTTGAAAAGGTTGCGGAGGAATTGTTACGCGACATTGAAAAAGAAACTGTTAGTTTCTCGCCTAACTACGATGATACGAAACAACAACCTGACGTATTACCTGCTAATTTTCCAAATTTACTCGTAAATGGATCTTCCGGAATTGCGGTGGGGATGGCGACGAATATTCCTCCTCATAATTTGAAAGAAACGATTGATGCAGTGATCACTGTGATTCGGAATCCAGAGATTACTATTCCGGAGATTCTCAAAATTATTCCTGGTCCCGATTTTCCAACTTCCGGAATCATCATCGGTGGGGAAGGTCTTATTTCCGCATATACGACCGGAAAAGGGTCGATACGAATTCGCTCCAAAGTGGAGATTGAGGAAAAGAAAAACGGAAGAGAGGTGATTGTAGTCACCGAAATTCCTTATCAGGTGAACAAGAAAGTTCTTCTGGAAAAAATCGGAGATATAGTTAACGAAAAACAAATCGAAGGAATTTCCGAAATCCTCGATCTTTCGAATCGAAAAGGGATTCGAATAGAGATTCATATTAAAAAAGATGCTAATGCTCAGGTTATTCTGAATCAACTTTATAAAATGACTCAGCTTCAAGTGAGTTATGGAATCACGATGCTCGCGATTCTGGACAATAAACCAAAAATTTTTAATATTAAGGAAATATTAACTGCCTATTCTGCACACAGAAGAGATGTGATCATAAAAAGAACTCAGTTTGACTTGGATAAAGCTGAAAAACGAGCTCATATCTTGGAAGGATTAAAGATTGCTTTAGAAAACATCGAGGACGTGATCAAAGTCATTCGAGCTTCTAAAAACCCTACAGAAGCAAAACAACAATTGATGGTTCGTTTTAGTCTTTCTGAGGTTCAATCGGATGCGATTTTAGAAATGAGATTGCAAAGACTCACTTCTCTTGAGGTTCAAAAGATCATTGATGAATTGGAAGAGGTCAGAAAGCTCATCGTGGACCTAAAGGATATTCTTGCAAAACCTTCTCGTATAAACGACATCGTTTGTACGGAGCTTCAAGAGGTGGGGGATAAATATGGAACAAAAAGAAAAACCGAAATTTCCATCGAAAGTATAGAAAGTTCTTCTTTTAACGCGGAGGATTTGATTGCGGACGAAGAAGTGGTAATTCAAATCACGTACGATCAATTTATCAAGCGCCTTCCCATTGATACTTTTAAAAGGCAAAAACGAGGTGGAAAAGGAATCCAAGGTCTTTCTCAGAAGCGTGACGATGTGATTAAAATTATGAAAGCCGCAATGACTCACGATAGTATTATGTTTTTTTCTAATATAGGAAAGGTTTACGTGATGAAAGCGTATGAGTTGCCAATTGCATCCAAAGAAGCCCGTGGAAAATCACTCAAGGCAATCATCAATCTGAGAGAAGATGAATATATTTCTTCTATCTTTACTTTCAGAGGGGAAGATATGGATAAGGATCTGCTCTTGGTTACTAGACGTGGGTTTATCAAACGAATTCAACTTAAGGAATTTGGAAACGTAAAAAAATCCGGAATTATCGCGATCGGACTCAGAGAAGGGGACGAGCTGATTAAAGTGGAAGCTATTGAGGATAAGGATGAAGTTATGATCTTTTCTAAGAAAGGATTGGCTCTTCGGATCGAAGGAAATATCATCAGGGCTCAAGGAAGAACGGCGAGTGGTGTTACTGGAATGCGGCTTGCGGAAGATGACACAATTGTAGGCTTGAGCAAATACAAAGAGGGGGAGGATATATTTGTAGTTTCGGAAGAAGGTTACGGAAAACGTCTTGGTTTTGAGGAATTTGTCGCAAAAGGCCGTGGTGGAAAGGGAATGGCCTACTTGAAAGTGACTGAGAAAAATGGATTTTCCGTAGGAACAGGTTCCGTTGGAAGCGAAGATGAAGTCATTCTCATCACTCAACAAGGAATGACGATTCGAATTAACGCATTCGATATTTCTAAACTAGGCAGAACCGCAGTTGGAGTTCGTATTGTGGATTTAAAGGATAACGATAAAGTGCAGGATTTTACGGTTTTGGGAGAGAGTTGA
- a CDS encoding helix-turn-helix domain-containing protein yields MNSEEHIFITNASNSIKVLNRLKSLSQNTLPLFVTGGPGSGKTFVSNLIAGLSGLNPRVLILDSDNVESERGLESILSDGKNTYFVFKNFPNFSKEVQVYLLKKIRENQNDSRFIFISDKEWKQKLKTGQILESLYFEISNFRLDLPDLRERKEDIPLLIRHFLEILSEKYKRKEIRLSEKLVQFLLNYDFPGNVRQLKNLLEGMISLFAVRILDVKHLPPQMFETSYVYSEFIEVKTGIPLKDYEREIIKRNLILVNGNREKAAKILGISERTIYRKIIEFGLSAEAEGKNPPSDD; encoded by the coding sequence TTGAATTCCGAAGAACATATTTTTATCACCAACGCTTCGAATTCGATTAAAGTATTAAATCGACTCAAGTCTTTATCTCAAAATACATTACCTTTATTTGTTACGGGAGGTCCGGGTAGTGGAAAGACTTTTGTTTCCAATCTAATTGCCGGTTTATCTGGTTTAAACCCTCGCGTTCTCATTTTGGATTCCGACAACGTCGAAAGTGAAAGGGGTTTGGAATCGATACTTTCCGACGGAAAAAATACATATTTCGTTTTTAAGAATTTCCCCAATTTTTCGAAAGAGGTACAAGTGTATCTTCTAAAGAAAATTCGTGAAAATCAAAACGATTCTCGTTTCATTTTTATTTCCGATAAAGAATGGAAACAAAAATTGAAAACCGGACAAATTCTAGAATCGCTTTATTTCGAAATTTCAAATTTTCGATTGGATCTTCCGGATCTCAGGGAAAGAAAAGAGGATATTCCTCTGTTAATTCGACATTTTTTGGAAATTCTTTCCGAAAAATATAAACGAAAAGAAATCCGGTTGAGTGAAAAACTGGTTCAGTTCTTACTTAATTACGATTTTCCGGGCAACGTTAGACAACTCAAAAATCTTTTGGAGGGTATGATTTCCCTATTTGCCGTGCGTATTCTCGACGTAAAACATCTTCCGCCTCAGATGTTTGAAACTTCTTACGTTTATTCGGAGTTTATAGAAGTGAAAACCGGAATTCCTTTAAAGGATTACGAAAGGGAGATTATCAAAAGAAATTTGATTCTTGTGAACGGCAACAGGGAAAAAGCCGCCAAGATACTCGGGATATCGGAAAGGACAATTTACAGAAAAATTATAGAATTCGGTCTTTCCGCCGAAGCTGAAGGAAAAAATCCTCCATCCGACGATTGA
- a CDS encoding LIC10012 family protein, which translates to MLRNLFFFLCFTAQPVFSTSVIFLPGKVEGNLPATLERIDDRSQEISKFGAFYANLLLRAKVNTIEKIKDEGIFNKFRNSHFRKEDFSKICSEFPADFLVRDEIGFQNNISLDRVVYNCSQKQLDEFHLSEKSDLFFLMRSMTERSFPWVPSKRKQTTTSILKKNAKELIFIVDLSPSFQREREEWAQFVKNTSWDSMTGIRIVTFSEGKVSILPKTSSLAELRKQIGSLKSFGKSSLEDLAEALLRTRGSLIQSGNGSQSAQDIIILTNAKGKIPNPSLFSAIQNLQSSGYRVRLFTAPYFSVSQTQFFKGIFPKENFFEITYFKKVSTLKDSKTIIFRGRQIYFTYSEVSPKQIPQESSLNKVSYSGKYTESESINPLNFTNIYAELTGDKILASDSLRDNLSFLLSQSLLKEEFKGENETEILIKSGEKAFWVSLPFGVKIPQVDEQILYQTTYVSSGSSVDGVANVASLTEEYKLSPSRILECTPIQVRNYFQNTNKSSFDCIIRGRVLQVKGL; encoded by the coding sequence ATGTTAAGAAATTTATTTTTTTTTCTCTGTTTCACAGCTCAGCCAGTATTCTCTACAAGTGTAATTTTTCTTCCTGGAAAAGTAGAAGGAAATTTACCGGCGACTTTGGAAAGAATCGATGACAGATCGCAAGAAATTTCCAAATTTGGGGCTTTTTATGCAAACTTATTGCTAAGAGCTAAAGTAAATACGATCGAGAAAATTAAGGATGAGGGAATTTTTAACAAATTTCGAAACTCTCATTTCAGAAAAGAAGACTTTTCAAAAATTTGTTCCGAATTTCCCGCTGATTTTTTAGTTCGAGACGAGATCGGTTTTCAAAACAATATTTCTCTCGATCGAGTCGTGTACAATTGCTCGCAGAAACAACTGGATGAATTCCATCTTTCCGAAAAATCGGATCTTTTCTTTTTGATGCGATCAATGACGGAGCGCTCATTTCCTTGGGTGCCTTCTAAAAGAAAACAAACTACTACTTCAATATTGAAGAAGAATGCGAAAGAATTAATTTTTATCGTCGATCTGTCACCTTCTTTCCAAAGAGAAAGGGAAGAATGGGCGCAATTCGTTAAAAATACGTCTTGGGATTCCATGACCGGGATCCGGATTGTTACTTTTTCGGAAGGAAAAGTTTCTATTCTTCCCAAAACGAGTTCGTTGGCGGAATTAAGAAAACAGATTGGTAGTTTGAAATCGTTTGGTAAATCGAGTTTGGAAGATTTAGCGGAAGCGTTATTACGTACGAGAGGTTCATTAATCCAATCGGGGAATGGATCTCAAAGTGCCCAAGATATAATCATTCTCACAAATGCGAAAGGGAAAATTCCAAATCCTAGTTTATTTTCCGCCATTCAAAATTTACAATCTTCTGGTTATCGAGTTCGATTATTCACCGCACCGTATTTTTCCGTTTCTCAAACTCAGTTTTTCAAAGGAATTTTTCCTAAAGAAAATTTCTTTGAAATAACGTATTTTAAAAAAGTCAGCACCCTAAAAGATTCAAAAACTATAATATTTAGAGGGAGACAAATTTATTTTACATACTCGGAAGTTTCTCCAAAACAGATTCCGCAGGAATCCTCTCTTAATAAGGTTTCTTATTCTGGAAAATATACGGAATCGGAATCAATTAATCCTCTGAATTTTACGAATATATACGCCGAGTTGACGGGGGATAAAATTCTAGCTTCGGATTCACTAAGGGACAATCTTTCGTTTTTGCTTTCTCAAAGTTTACTTAAGGAAGAGTTTAAAGGAGAAAATGAGACTGAAATTTTGATAAAATCCGGGGAAAAAGCTTTTTGGGTTTCGCTTCCATTCGGGGTTAAAATTCCTCAAGTTGACGAACAGATCCTATATCAAACAACTTATGTTTCATCAGGGAGTTCTGTTGACGGAGTTGCAAATGTCGCTAGCCTTACGGAGGAATATAAACTTTCTCCTTCCCGGATTTTGGAATGTACACCGATTCAAGTAAGAAATTATTTTCAGAATACGAATAAAAGTTCTTTTGATTGTATAATCCGAGGTAGAGTTCTGCAAGTCAAAGGGTTATAA
- a CDS encoding lipoprotein LipL21 — MINRLIALSVATMIFAACSSTDTGQKDATTVGDGGWTFEGWGGPPEQRNDGKTPRDTNPKDWYYIKFSSRASVKAVTKKSQAMMQSTCREASRLQGASDVVKKMVGETVESASGVSDGEATASVIVSQSQGVVKGVGVYECKATGSGSDPKDVSKDNWEECQCVIYAKFPGGKDALVAKAQEVSNKQ, encoded by the coding sequence ATGATCAATAGACTTATCGCTCTATCTGTAGCAACAATGATTTTTGCAGCTTGCTCCAGCACTGATACCGGACAAAAAGACGCAACAACTGTAGGTGACGGTGGATGGACTTTTGAAGGATGGGGTGGACCTCCGGAACAAAGAAATGATGGAAAAACACCAAGAGATACGAATCCAAAAGACTGGTACTATATTAAATTTTCTTCCAGAGCATCTGTTAAGGCGGTAACTAAGAAAAGCCAAGCAATGATGCAATCCACTTGTCGTGAAGCTTCCAGACTTCAAGGTGCGTCTGACGTTGTGAAAAAGATGGTTGGAGAAACTGTAGAATCGGCTTCTGGAGTATCCGATGGTGAAGCAACCGCATCTGTAATTGTTTCCCAATCTCAAGGTGTTGTAAAAGGAGTCGGGGTTTACGAATGTAAAGCAACCGGTTCCGGTTCTGATCCAAAAGACGTTTCCAAAGACAACTGGGAAGAATGTCAGTGTGTAATTTACGCAAAATTCCCCGGTGGAAAAGATGCTCTCGTAGCGAAAGCACAAGAAGTTTCCAACAAACAGTAA
- the holA gene encoding DNA polymerase III subunit delta has product MATKTKEYKNSIEFLTDWSERLPQIVFVAAKESYEFEIIAEKYKEEIRKAGEPFEIVIFVSEPGDFERFQSDAFNLDMFSNRKLFIVKSGLEFFKPISSGKGKNNESLQKQFSNFPNSIQLLVHYNHWEVPNKVLQIFGGKANLIKTKNFYPNETRVGLLQACKEIGVQLDEDAMNEFLHKISPSMGAYLQSLSKLKLYLVKKSFTKQDVEDVLLFNGELNSSGLVDFFMESDRIRFFKELKKFQSGKDSLLLFLSILKERIDQLRKYKVISRKYETSLSDEEIHEFLDIQSYSPARKNFVRNRLKKEATFFSDKIIRELYDFMIDMNIRIKTSSEKEGSEFYFNRRMEDFFLQLRRKDRIL; this is encoded by the coding sequence ATGGCAACAAAAACCAAAGAATATAAAAATTCCATCGAATTCCTGACCGATTGGAGTGAAAGACTACCGCAGATCGTTTTTGTCGCGGCCAAAGAATCCTACGAGTTTGAAATTATCGCGGAAAAATATAAAGAAGAAATTCGAAAAGCGGGAGAGCCATTCGAAATCGTAATATTCGTTTCGGAACCGGGAGACTTTGAAAGATTTCAATCCGATGCTTTCAACCTGGATATGTTCTCCAATCGTAAATTATTTATTGTCAAATCTGGTCTTGAATTTTTTAAGCCGATCTCCAGTGGAAAAGGAAAGAATAATGAATCTTTACAAAAACAATTTTCAAACTTTCCGAACTCGATCCAACTTTTAGTTCATTACAATCATTGGGAAGTTCCAAACAAGGTTCTTCAAATCTTCGGGGGAAAAGCGAATCTCATTAAAACCAAAAATTTTTATCCTAACGAAACACGCGTCGGTCTTTTACAAGCCTGTAAGGAAATTGGAGTCCAATTGGACGAGGACGCCATGAATGAATTCTTGCACAAAATTTCCCCCTCAATGGGAGCATATCTACAATCACTTTCTAAACTAAAACTTTATCTCGTAAAAAAATCTTTCACGAAACAAGACGTTGAAGACGTCTTGCTTTTCAATGGAGAATTGAATTCCTCCGGCTTGGTCGATTTTTTTATGGAATCAGATCGGATCCGTTTTTTCAAAGAACTGAAAAAATTTCAAAGCGGGAAAGATTCTTTACTTTTATTTCTTTCGATCCTGAAAGAAAGAATCGATCAACTCCGGAAATATAAAGTCATTTCCAGAAAGTACGAGACATCGCTTTCAGATGAGGAAATCCACGAATTCTTGGATATTCAATCTTATAGCCCCGCAAGAAAAAATTTCGTTCGAAATCGCCTCAAAAAAGAGGCTACTTTTTTCTCCGATAAGATCATCAGAGAACTTTACGATTTTATGATAGATATGAATATTCGAATCAAAACCAGTTCGGAAAAAGAAGGATCGGAGTTTTACTTCAATCGTCGGATGGAGGATTTTTTCCTTCAGCTTCGGCGGAAAGACCGAATTCTATAA
- the dusB gene encoding tRNA dihydrouridine synthase DusB, with translation MIRIGNVTIPGRVSLSPMAGISDSPTRRICRKFGAAFSYTEFVNTDELVHKAPKAFKMFRLHPEERPITFQIFGNRLEIIAEAAEIIQELKPDIIDLNMGCSTRKVSLRGAGAGLLRKPVLAGKIIEAMKKRVNVPVTAKIRIGWDSASRNYLEVSKILEESGIDALTVHGRTKEMAYTGFADWDAIGELKAQRKIPVFGNGDIKSYEEANSKINKYSLDGVLIGRNAIGNPWIFSKTKKEKLCWSEISKVILEHASWMIEDYGEEFGLILFRKHLVKYLNGLEFDPLWKTQLLEIREYNHFEECLLSPQASERLTLI, from the coding sequence ATGATCCGGATCGGAAATGTAACGATTCCGGGGAGAGTTTCACTTTCCCCAATGGCGGGAATTTCAGATTCTCCCACTCGAAGAATTTGCAGAAAATTCGGAGCTGCCTTTTCTTATACTGAGTTTGTAAACACCGACGAGCTTGTTCATAAAGCGCCTAAAGCATTCAAAATGTTTCGTCTTCATCCCGAAGAACGTCCGATTACATTTCAAATTTTTGGGAATCGTTTGGAGATCATTGCAGAGGCGGCCGAAATCATCCAAGAATTGAAACCGGACATTATCGATTTAAATATGGGTTGTTCTACTCGTAAGGTTTCTCTGCGAGGTGCGGGGGCCGGACTTTTACGTAAACCTGTGTTAGCCGGAAAAATCATTGAAGCCATGAAAAAACGAGTTAACGTTCCGGTTACCGCAAAAATTCGAATCGGATGGGATTCGGCTTCTCGCAACTATCTTGAAGTTTCAAAAATTTTAGAAGAATCTGGTATAGACGCTCTTACGGTTCATGGCCGTACAAAAGAAATGGCTTATACTGGGTTTGCTGATTGGGATGCAATCGGTGAGTTGAAAGCGCAGAGAAAGATTCCGGTTTTTGGAAACGGAGATATCAAAAGTTACGAAGAAGCGAATTCTAAGATTAATAAATACTCGTTAGACGGAGTTTTGATTGGTAGAAACGCGATCGGAAATCCTTGGATCTTTTCAAAAACCAAAAAAGAAAAATTATGTTGGTCGGAGATTTCTAAAGTTATCTTAGAGCACGCTTCCTGGATGATTGAGGATTATGGAGAAGAATTCGGTTTGATTTTATTTAGAAAACATCTCGTTAAATACCTAAACGGCTTAGAGTTTGACCCTCTTTGGAAGACTCAATTATTGGAAATTAGAGAGTACAATCACTTTGAAGAATGTTTGCTTTCACCGCAAGCTTCTGAACGTTTAACTTTAATTTAA
- the gyrB gene encoding DNA topoisomerase (ATP-hydrolyzing) subunit B, producing MSQKETSYSAGQIKILEGLEAVRKRPGMYIGTQDETGLHKMVYEVVDNSVDEAMAGHCTEIKISILPNNIIEVKDNGRGIPVDIHPDKKISTIEVVMTILHAGGKFENDAYKVSGGLHGVGVSVVNALSEYLEVEVHQKGKIYTQKYEKGVPVSPVKIKGDSSERGTIVRFKPDAAIFTTVDFQFDILSARFRELAFLNKGLVLIIEDCRRGSEGENLLRNEFQFSGGIVSFVEHINENKHPMHKVIHFERNKDDVLAEISIQYSETYTENIFCFTNNINNNLGGTHLEGFRAALTRTLNDFLKKDTTLSKKHPTGLSGEDVKEGLTAVISIKIPQPQFNSQTKEKLVNAEIKGIMQTLSSEGLTLFFEENPNITKKILEKCILSAKAREAARKARDLTRRKTVLEGGGLPGKLADCSEKDPAFSELYLVEGDSAGGSAKQGRDRNIQAILPLKGKILNVEKARLDKILSSEEIRVLVSALGTGIGEDEFNIDKIRYHKIMIMTDADIDGSHIRTLLLTFFFRYMRPVIEKGYLYVAQPPLYLIKHGKNSTYVYSDKEKEELLKNVGTEKVVIQRYKGLGEMNPEQLWETTMDPSNRVVLKVKLDDFVEAEETFNILMGDEVQPRKQFIEINAAKVANLDL from the coding sequence ATGAGCCAAAAAGAAACAAGCTACAGTGCTGGTCAGATCAAGATTTTAGAGGGTCTGGAAGCTGTTAGAAAACGTCCCGGGATGTATATCGGAACCCAGGATGAGACTGGACTTCACAAAATGGTCTACGAGGTAGTTGATAACTCTGTAGACGAAGCGATGGCAGGCCATTGTACCGAAATTAAAATTAGTATTTTACCGAATAATATCATCGAAGTTAAAGATAACGGTCGAGGGATTCCAGTTGATATTCATCCCGATAAAAAAATTTCTACAATCGAAGTCGTAATGACCATTCTTCATGCGGGTGGTAAGTTCGAAAACGACGCTTATAAAGTTTCAGGAGGTCTCCACGGTGTAGGGGTTTCTGTAGTAAACGCACTTTCTGAATATCTTGAAGTTGAAGTTCATCAGAAAGGAAAAATTTATACTCAAAAATACGAGAAGGGTGTTCCAGTTTCTCCGGTAAAAATTAAGGGGGATTCTTCAGAAAGAGGAACCATCGTTCGATTCAAACCGGATGCCGCTATTTTTACCACAGTAGATTTTCAGTTCGATATTCTTTCTGCTCGATTTAGGGAATTAGCTTTTTTGAATAAAGGTCTTGTGCTGATCATTGAAGACTGTAGACGAGGATCAGAAGGAGAAAATCTTCTTCGAAATGAATTTCAATTTTCCGGAGGAATCGTTTCTTTCGTTGAGCATATCAACGAAAACAAACATCCGATGCATAAGGTGATTCACTTTGAACGGAATAAAGACGACGTTTTGGCGGAAATTTCGATTCAATATTCGGAAACTTATACGGAGAACATTTTTTGTTTTACGAACAACATCAATAACAATTTAGGTGGAACCCACTTGGAAGGATTTCGTGCGGCTCTTACAAGAACCTTAAACGACTTTCTAAAAAAAGATACGACCCTTTCTAAAAAACATCCAACAGGTCTTTCTGGAGAAGATGTAAAAGAAGGATTAACTGCGGTCATCTCAATCAAAATTCCTCAACCTCAGTTCAATTCTCAAACAAAAGAAAAATTAGTAAACGCAGAAATCAAAGGAATTATGCAGACCTTAAGTTCAGAAGGTCTGACTTTGTTCTTTGAGGAAAATCCGAATATCACTAAAAAGATATTAGAAAAATGTATTCTTTCCGCAAAAGCAAGAGAGGCGGCTCGTAAGGCGAGAGATTTAACACGAAGAAAAACGGTTCTTGAAGGAGGAGGACTTCCGGGAAAACTCGCTGATTGTTCTGAAAAAGATCCTGCGTTTTCAGAACTTTATCTCGTTGAGGGGGATTCCGCGGGTGGTTCTGCAAAACAAGGTAGAGATAGAAACATACAGGCGATTCTTCCTCTGAAAGGAAAAATTTTAAATGTTGAAAAAGCGAGATTAGATAAGATTCTTTCTAGCGAAGAGATTCGAGTTTTGGTTTCTGCCCTTGGAACTGGAATTGGTGAGGACGAGTTTAATATCGATAAAATTCGTTATCATAAAATCATGATAATGACGGATGCGGATATCGACGGTTCACACATTCGCACATTACTTCTTACATTCTTTTTTCGTTATATGCGTCCTGTAATCGAAAAAGGTTATCTTTATGTGGCGCAGCCGCCTTTGTATCTTATTAAACACGGTAAAAATTCAACTTATGTTTATTCGGATAAGGAAAAAGAGGAATTATTGAAGAATGTAGGAACTGAAAAAGTTGTGATTCAAAGATACAAGGGTCTAGGTGAAATGAATCCTGAACAACTTTGGGAGACCACAATGGACCCTTCAAATCGAGTCGTTTTGAAAGTGAAATTAGACGATTTCGTTGAAGCGGAGGAAACGTTCAACATTCTAATGGGTGACGAAGTTCAACCTAGAAAACAATTCATCGAAATCAACGCAGCCAAAGTTGCAAACTTGGATCTTTGA